One window from the genome of Rubinisphaera margarita encodes:
- a CDS encoding type IV secretory system conjugative DNA transfer family protein produces the protein MQMSSLNPDLLNDLPRGKNRELVGTPPHAYFEAPANLAATASLRFEPDKNPHAKLFLGVGEGKVVEEPRQPDGRLPRHISGGIPIGLLDDRHHVLIAGSRAGKGRSVLLPNLFLLPATSSILCIDPKGDLARISVPWRAGKLHQPVGVLDPFDVSGPGTRPYRIALNPLEVLDPDNPRTFVPNAKLQADSLIVSGDFKDRHWDETSKQILGGLILHVRTCERYAEVRDLLTVWHLAAELATPDPDHPSRYWLEQEMLANGDAAGGMVRNAARQFYDRSGGEFSSVLSNLRKHLDFLGIECMRECLTGPSVDLRDLKRKSLALYVTLPAMRMSELSGWLRMVVQLAIAAHEEEPQQFGPSTLMLLDEFHVLGKLACLETAAAQMAGLGLKIFTVLQDLGQLKSRYPQGWETFIGNAGCLQTFGLADQTTLDYVSQRLGETATLSRSTQLPGFDQATQQGLSGESWSLGTHRLLTAEEVGRYFARDDHKLRQLILRPGHRPAILQRAFYDKHELIRGRCNGC, from the coding sequence ATGCAGATGTCATCTCTCAATCCAGATCTGCTCAATGATCTGCCCCGGGGCAAGAATCGAGAGCTCGTCGGCACGCCGCCGCACGCGTACTTCGAAGCCCCGGCGAATCTGGCCGCGACCGCCTCGCTGCGATTCGAGCCGGACAAGAACCCGCACGCCAAACTGTTTCTGGGCGTGGGGGAGGGCAAGGTGGTTGAGGAGCCACGCCAGCCGGATGGGCGGCTTCCCCGCCATATCTCCGGCGGCATACCCATTGGTCTGCTGGACGATCGGCACCACGTTCTGATCGCTGGCAGTCGGGCCGGGAAGGGGCGATCCGTCCTGTTGCCGAACCTGTTCCTATTGCCGGCGACATCCTCGATCCTGTGTATCGATCCGAAGGGAGATTTAGCCCGAATCTCAGTCCCGTGGCGAGCCGGGAAACTTCATCAGCCGGTCGGCGTCCTCGATCCCTTCGACGTCTCCGGCCCCGGCACGCGTCCCTATCGCATCGCGCTGAATCCTCTGGAAGTACTCGATCCCGACAACCCCCGCACCTTTGTTCCCAATGCCAAACTTCAAGCCGACTCTCTGATCGTGTCAGGAGACTTTAAGGACCGTCACTGGGACGAGACGAGCAAACAGATCCTGGGCGGACTCATCCTGCATGTCCGCACCTGCGAGCGGTATGCCGAAGTCCGGGATCTGCTCACGGTGTGGCACCTGGCCGCCGAGCTGGCCACTCCCGATCCAGACCATCCTTCCCGCTACTGGCTGGAGCAGGAAATGCTGGCCAACGGGGACGCCGCCGGCGGCATGGTCCGCAACGCCGCCCGTCAGTTCTACGACCGCTCCGGCGGCGAATTCTCCTCCGTGCTCAGCAACCTCCGCAAACATCTCGACTTCCTGGGGATCGAATGCATGCGGGAGTGCCTCACCGGTCCCTCGGTCGATCTGCGGGACCTCAAACGCAAATCCCTGGCGCTCTACGTCACACTCCCCGCCATGCGGATGAGCGAACTGAGCGGCTGGCTGAGAATGGTGGTCCAGCTGGCGATCGCCGCCCATGAAGAGGAGCCGCAGCAGTTCGGCCCTTCGACCCTGATGCTGCTCGATGAGTTCCACGTCCTGGGCAAACTCGCCTGCCTGGAGACGGCCGCCGCCCAGATGGCGGGGCTGGGCCTCAAGATCTTCACGGTGCTCCAGGACCTCGGCCAGCTCAAGAGCCGCTACCCACAGGGCTGGGAAACCTTCATCGGCAACGCCGGGTGCCTGCAGACCTTCGGTCTGGCCGATCAGACCACACTCGACTACGTCTCCCAGCGCCTGGGAGAAACAGCCACACTCTCTCGCTCCACACAGCTGCCTGGCTTTGATCAGGCGACTCAGCAGGGACTCAGTGGCGAATCCTGGTCCTTGGGAACGCACCGTCTGCTGACGGCGGAAGAAGTCGGCCGCTACTTTGC